The following are from one region of the Girardinichthys multiradiatus isolate DD_20200921_A chromosome 9, DD_fGirMul_XY1, whole genome shotgun sequence genome:
- the LOC124873337 gene encoding histidine-rich glycoprotein-like, which produces MKTCVLFLLVLGSVYGAPVEQGGLQPGSCEDASAVNAAHLALSKINIDRSEGYVFSLHRLSNVNLGKHGETGVVFYLTLDVVETNCSVLSRKDWKQCEARRDTAMPVYGQCKATIYINKPHRVVRLYKYNCVVRPVPAARLNAICPDCPTFIGFDNENVQNMVSQSLEKFNNESGLNNNFALLKILRATAGMAMSMYYHVEYTIQETICGKYKQAPAGEKCPIMTCEFSHNGFCKASLYNMNIKPDIRVECEIYEQEAAEREKEQHLLADATDHPHNDTHSHGHGKGHGHEHGKGQSHGHGHGHGPGQGQGHGRGQGQGQGQKHGQGHGQDRDRGHGKGHAHLSEHDHIHDHTRDHSHHDVPHPLGSKHHHTHDHKPGSAYKHGHAHSHDHGLDNDHDHVHAYHAQAQNHSLPFPNQHHNYSHPEGTHTHDHDHELALDHDHKHAHLHEHEHHHHHHTHEHESESHDEPEGMVRMLAAMDQPMTLPSFPDIPAGGPEVGVTLPLKPDPQIPGVTEPTILAYPTSVSAECPVPAGGRSLVDTLFKEDPLFKPAA; this is translated from the exons ATGAAGACCTGTGTCCTATTCTTGCTGGTATTGGGGAGTGTCTACGGTGCTCCGGTTGAGCAGGGTGGCCTACAGCCAGGTTCTTGTGAAGATGCTTCAGCTGTGAACGCTGCTCATTTAGCTCTCAGCAAGATCAACATTGATCGGTCGGAGGGTTATGTCTTCAGTCTGCACCGCCTCTCTAACGTCAACCTGGGTAAACAT GGTGAAACCGGAGTAGTTTTTTATCTGACTCTGGATGTAGTGGAGACCAACTGCAGTGTTCTCAGTAGGAAGGACTGGAAGCAATGCGAGGCTCGTCGCGACACCGCGATGCCG GTGTATGGACAATGCAAAGCTACCATCTACATCAATAAGCCACATAGAGTGGTTCGTCTCTACAAATACAACTGTGTTGTCCGGCCAG TTCCTGCAGCCAGGTTGAATGCGATTTGTCCCGATTGTCCAACTTTTATCGGCTTTGACAATGAAAATGTCCAGAACATGGTGTCTCAATCGCTGGAGAAGTTCAACAACGAAAGTGGGCTGAACAATAATTTTgctcttctcaaaatattacgTGCTACTGCTGGA ATGGCAATGAGCATGTATTATCATGTGGAGTACACAATCCAGGAGACCATCTGCGGCAAGTACAAACAGGCACCGGCAGGTGAAAAGTGCCCTATCATGACATGTGAATTCTCA CACAACGGCTTTTGTAAGGCATCCCTCTACAACATGAATATTAAGCCTGATATCAGAGTAGAGTGTGAGATCTATGAGCAAGAG GCTGCAGAAAGAGAAAAGGAACAACATCTGTTGGCTGATGCAACTGACCACCCCCACAatgacacacactcacatggaCATGGAAAGGGTCATGGCCATGAACATGGCAAAGGTCAATCGCATGGACATGGACATGGACATGGACCAGGACAAGGACAAGGACATGGACGAGGACAAGGACAAGGACAAGGACAAAAACATGGACAAGGACACGGCCAGGACCGGGACCGTGGCCACGGCAAAGGTCACGCACATTTGAGTGAACATGACCACATCCATGATCACACCAGGGATCACTCTCATCATGATGTCCCACACCCTTTAGGCAGCAAACATCACCACACTCATGACCATAAGCCAGGCAGCGCCTACAAGCACGGGCATGCCCACTCACATGACCATGGTCTCGACAACGACCATGATCACGTGCATGCTTATCATGCCCAAGCACAAAACCACAGTCTTCCCTTTCCCAATCAGCACCATAACTACAGTCATCCTGAAGGCACACACACCCACGACCACGACCATGAGCTTGCTCTGGACCACGACCACAAGCATGCTCACCTGCATGAGCACGAACATCACCACCATCACCACACGCATGAGCATGAGAGCGAATCCCACGATGAACCAGAGGGCATGGTGAGGATGCTGGCTGCCATGGATCAGCCCATGACCCTGCCTTCCTTCCCTGACATTCCTGCAGGTGGACCTGAAGTTGGAGTCACTCTGCCCCTCAAACCTGACCCCCAGATTCCAGGAGTGACTGAACCGACCATCCTGGCCTATCCGACCTCTGTCTCAGCAGAGTGTCCCGTTCCAGCAGGAGGAAGGAGTCTGGTGGACACACTCTTTAAGGAGGATCCCCTGTTCAAGCCTGCAGCATGA
- the LOC124873477 gene encoding fetuin-B-like gives MSVYPLVLFLALLLHDGKAKLESQGCNSADAERAAEEAVEQINRDKTDGYILALNRLYDLSHTSNQETGSSVYNLTIDVLETECHTISRKPWKQCEVRGIGDIPVYGECQVSVQVDAQVKLESYSCALREVAATAVVHVCPDCPTADNLNEPVIKETAKLSLQKFNKESRLANYFTLENITKASSQWVIGPAYFVEFTVLETVCSKETDVSELAHCPPMNCQFAHRGFCTGSHMTLEETFKFINPVGKDASSFQKRESVDVKCEIYEPQVSTLEEQAHAKAASGHPGHQHNHTHLHPHEHVHSVTQDPDINVSSQKGRLGRIVFEPPAPRAAPTATSCPGARRHTLGLRNPSL, from the exons ATGAGTGTGTATCCTCTAGTCCTGTTTCTGGCTTTGTTGCTCCACGATGGGAAAGCCAAACTGGAGTCGCAAGGTTGCAATAGCGCTGATGCTGAGAGAGCGGCAGAAGAGGCCGTGGAGCAGATCAACCGCGACAAGACTGACGGATACATCTTGGCTCTCAACAGACTCTACGATCTCTCTCACACATCAAACCAG GAGACGGGCAGCTCAGTTTACAACCTGACTATTGATGTGCTGGAAACGGAGTGCCACACCATTAGCAGGAAACCATGGAAACAATGTGAAGTCAGAGGTATCGGAGATATTCCT GTATATGGAGAATGTCAGGTATCTGTTCAGGTTGATGCTCAGGTCAAACTTGAAAGCTACTCTTGTGCCCTGCGagaag TTGCAGCTACTGCTGTTGTGCATGTGTGCCCGGACTGTCCTACAGCTGACAACTTGAATGAACCAGTTATTAAGGAGACAGCCAAACTCTCTTTGCAGAAGTTTAATAAGGAGAGTCGGCTTGCCAACTACTTCACACTAGAAAACATTACAAAAGCCAGCTCACAG TGGGTCATTGGACCGGCTTACTTTGTAGAGTTCACTGTTCTGGAGACGGTGTGTTCAAAAGAAACTGATGTTAGTGAGTTGGCCCATTGCCCACCAATGAACTGTCAGTTTGCT CACAGAGGTTTCTGTACAGGCTCACACATGACCCTGGAGGAGACGTTTAAATTCATAAACCCTGTTGGAAAAGATGCCAGCTCCTTTCAGAAACGAGAATCAGTTGATGTGAAATGTGAGATCTATGAACCACAG gTTTCCACTTTGGAGGAGCAGGCCCATGCCAAAGCAGCTAGTGGGCACCCAGGGCATcaacacaaccacacacacctgCACCCCCATGAGCATGTGCACTCTGTCACACAGGACCCAGACATCAATGTCTCCAGCCAAAAAGGCCGTCTTGGCAGGATTGTGTTTGAGCCTCCCGCTCCCAGAGCAGCTCCGACTGCCACCTCCTGCCCTGGCGCTAGAAGACACACTTTAGGTTTACGCAATCCTTCGCTCTGA